In a single window of the Drosophila albomicans strain 15112-1751.03 chromosome 3, ASM965048v2, whole genome shotgun sequence genome:
- the LOC117569614 gene encoding larval cuticle protein 2-like, with translation MFKVLMICAIVGLAAAFPEGTPDEVIHRSEDVRADGFESKLELTNSINEQRSGDEHGNIKGSFSYVAPGGEHVVISYVADENGYRAAGDVLPTPPPIPVEIQRALEWIAAHPQVEKDSDEDDDE, from the exons atgttcaaAGTC TTGATGATCTGCGCTATTGTCGGCCTGGCCGCAGCCTTCCCAGAGGGAACCCCTGATGAAGTCATCCATCGCAGTGAAGATGTGCGCGCTGATGGTTTTGAGTCCAAACTGGAGCTCACCAATAGTATCAATGAGCAGCGTTCGGGTGATGAGCACGGCAACATCAAGGGCAGCTTCAGCTATGTCGCTCCCGGTGGCGAGCATGTCGTGATCAGCTATGTGGCTGATGAGAATGGATACCGTGCAGCTGGCGATGTTCTGCCAACTCCCCCACCAATTCCAGTTGAGATCCAAAGGGCTCTTGAGTGGATCGCTGCCCACCCTCAAGTTGAGAAGGATAGCgatgaagatgatgacgaATAA